The Tenrec ecaudatus isolate mTenEca1 chromosome 14, mTenEca1.hap1, whole genome shotgun sequence genome contains a region encoding:
- the ADAM21 gene encoding disintegrin and metalloproteinase domain-containing protein 21 — MHISNSLRNQDSTSLSPAQHLQLSISVRIQILKDQSYTLNSSEGGAKSPVRPTLPSICLDRWLYNESYIMVICEARAHLRVVLLLWLGVSLPLSDNSQDGPYQYLSSPEIVIPLKVTNKGRGTKVLGWLSYSLHFGGQKHIVHMKVKKLLISRHFQVFTYTDQNAVLKDQPFVQDDCYYHGYVEGVSESLVVFSACFGGFHGVLQINDFTYEIKPLRYSTTFEHLLYKINRNDTYFPPMSCGLTEERIAHQLLDYLETENSTWKQNSIDGWGTHALFLELAVVVDHDFFIYSERNFSKVQENVILVVSIVDSIYQQLGIYVMLMGIAIWNQENVFPIISIEQVLEDFSHWKQVSLSQLQHDAAHLFIKYSFKNVLGLAYVAGICHPPVDCGVDCFQGDPWFLFALTVAHELGHTLGMKHDEEFCSCEQGGCIMNAIRVIAKRFSNCSSAQFRKTSLNQGSCLHNAPSPGEFFMMKRCGNIVVEGEEECDCGSVRQCDQDPCCLSNCTLSPGAACAFGLCCKDCKFMPSGELCRQQVSECDLPEWCNGTSHECPEDEYVQDGMRCSGNAYCYQKRCNDHDKQCREIFGQGAKSASQSCYKEINSQGNSFGHCGINGTAYLKCNISNIFCGRVHCENVKEIPYLHKHSAFRHLLVSGDTCWSIGYHLGMDTPDVGEVRDGTMCGPGKICIDKNCVSLSLLSQVCLPETCNMKGVCNNKHHCHCSYGWSPPYCKHRGSGGSIDSGPASANGRVFLPLIVILVLSVVFLLLAIGLQKYV, encoded by the coding sequence cCCAGCATCTCCAACTGTCCATTTCTGTGAGGATACAGATCCTTAAAGACCAGTCCTATACACTGAACAGCTCAGAGGGAGGAGCCAAATCACCAGTGCGTCCCACCTTGCCCTCAATTTGTTTGGACAGATGGCTCTATAATGAAAGCTACATAATGGTTATCTGTGAAGCCAGAGCACACTTGAGAGTAGTTCTGTTACTCTGGCTCGGGGTGTCTCTTCCACTTTCTGATAACTCCCAGGATGGGCCCTACCAATACCTCAGCTCCCCAGAAATTGTGATCCCCTTGAAGGTGACTAACAAGGGTAGGGGCACAAAAGTTCTGGGCTGGCTGTCCTATAGTCTGCACTTTGGGGGCCAGAAGCACATTGTCCACATGAAAGTCAAGAAGCTCTTAATTTCTAGACACTTCCAAGTGTTCACCTACACCGATCAAAATGCTGTCCTTAAGGATCAGCCCTTTGTCCAGGATGATTGCTACTATCATGGCTATGTAGAGGGGGTCTCTGAGTCATTGGTTGTTTTTAGTGCTTGTTTTGGGGGCTTTCACGGAGTGTTACAAATAAATGATTTTACTTATGAAATCAAACCACTAAGGTACTCTACCACATTTGAGCACCTACTTTACAAGATAAACAGAAATGATACCTACTTCCCCCCTATGAGCTGTGGCTTAACAGAGGAAAGAATAGCACACcaactgttggactatctagaaacTGAAAACTCAACCTGGAAACAAAATTCTATTGATGGTTGGGGGACCCATGCATTGTTTCTGGAGCTGGCTGTGGTGGTAGATCATGATTTCTTCATTTACTCTGAAAGAAATTTCTCAAAGGTACAGGAGAATGTAATCCTTGTTGTCAGTATAGTAGATTCTATTTACCAGCAGTTGGGTATTTATGTGATGTTGATGGGAATTGCTATTTGGAATCAAGAAAATGTTTTTCCAATAATAAGCATAGAACAGGTTCTGGAGGATTTCTCTCACTGGAAACAAGTCAGTCTTTCCCAGCTTCAGCATGATGCTGCACATCTTTTTATAAAATactcatttaaaaatgtgcttggTTTGGCGTATGTTGCAGGAATATGTCATCCTCCTGTTGATTGTGGAGTTGATTGTTTCCAAGGAGACCCTTGGTTTCTTTTTGCCCTAACTGTGGCTCATGAATTAGGCCATACTTTAGGTATGAAACATGATGAGGAATTCTGTTCGTGTGAGCAAGGTGGCTGCATCATGAATGCTATCCGGGTGATAGCAAAGAGGTTCTCTAATTGCAGCTCTGCTCAGTTTAGAAAGACGAGTTTAAATCAGGGATCATGTCTGCACAATGCTCCAAGTCCAGGGGAATTCTTTATGATGAAGCGTTGTGGGAACATTGTGGTTGAAGGAGAAGAGGAGTGTGATTGTGGATCTGTGCGACAGTGTGATCAAGATCCCTGTTGCCTGTCAAACTGCACACTGAGTCCTGGAGCTGCTTgtgcatttgggctttgttgcaaaGACTGCAAGTTCATGCCATCAGGGGAACTCTGTCGACAACAGGTCAGTGAATGTGATCTTCCAGAGTGGTGCAATGGGACATCCCATGAGTGTCCAGAAGATGAGTATGTGCAGGATGGAATGCGCTGTAGTGGAAATGCCTACTGTTATCAGAAGAGATGTAATGATCATGACAAACAGTGTAGGGAGATTTTTGGCCAAGGTGCAAAGAGTGCATCTCAGAGTTGTTACAAAGAAATCAACTCCCAGGGGAATTCCTTTGGCCACTGTGGTATAAATGGAACAGCCTACCTGAAATGTAATATCTCTAATATCTTTTGTGGAAGAGTTCACTGTGAAAATGTGAAAGAAATTCCCTACCTGCATAAACATTCTGCTTTTCGGCATCTTCTCGTGAGTGGTGACACTTGCTGGAGTATTGGCTATCATTTAGGGATGGATACACCTGATGTTGGAGAAGTGAGAGATGGCACAATGTGTGGCCCAGGAAAGATATGTATAGACAAAaattgtgtcagtctgtctctccTGTCACAAGTTTGCCTACCAGAGACCTGCAACATGAAGGGTGTCTGTAACAATAAACATCACTGCCACTGCAGTTATGGCTGGTCCCCACCCTACTGTAAGCACAGAGGCTCTGGGGGAAGCATTGACAGTGGCCCAGCATCTGCAAATGGAAGAGTTTTCTTGCCACTGATTGTGATTCTTGTTTTGTCTGTTGTGTTTCTATTGTTAGCTATTGGGCTTCAGAAGTATGTTTAA